One part of the Bacteroidia bacterium genome encodes these proteins:
- a CDS encoding caspase family protein produces the protein MSSNGHVKLPFNLSHAFIIGINDYQHLTPLKTAVNDAKGLAERLEAQHEYIIHGPYLDATREELEKLFRETMPALVKKEDRVLFYFAGHGIALDGEEGPNGYIVPKDAKQGDRDSLLPMNLLHDSINALPCQHGMLILDCCFSGAFKWSTGFRDVMFDLPKIIYEERFWRYVKDPAWQVITSSAYDQKAVDVISNQSIGMREEGEGIHSPFAKALFEAIDGAGDVIPADQGDGVITASELYAYLRDAVESKTNEQAIRQSPSMFNLGRHDKGEFIFLNPRHRFNLPPTPDRNPFMGLASYDEADSNFFFGRDRVIEALIEKVKTNPLTVVSGASGTGKSSVIKAGLLPELRKEGWRLHKVIRPGKEPMQELKKEIGDLEKEINSEEQSLLIVDQYEELITQCLDPGERNDFEEQIAKWIEKHPNLHVILSVRSDFEPQFESENLGKWWQAGRYVVPSFSLDEIREIITKPALQAILFYEPLELVDRLEEDISQAPGALPLLSFTLSELYYAYLSSGRQDRSLSIEDYEEMGGLIGALRTKADEVYLNLDTEHQDTMRKLMLRMVSLEGGELARKRVYSTELFFEEDVENHRIESISQQMINARLLVKGSDTQGKTYLEPAHDALVRAWARLWEWIKAIGEEKLIWQNKLSQAVEDYQEQLRNDSGKEKQYLWNNNPRLDILVDEIKLGSHTYNKEEKTFILKSADRKKSRRNILIWSLVGVIALVSTLGLVANEQRKEAVRQEQIANDSTLAAQEQRTIAEAKTEEAQMHADSADARLARVLSEKERGDFENTRNVSWLNALRAEEAIDAENLDVAYSFAWKAFESQKNERVGEAMRYVSAMSHRDLVESDIIDLKLDQNWYEDDLKFSPSGKYFSLDRTESVDIWQWKPLKFLFKAQAKSSGSSQTNYGFSPQEDAFLFVDLKNKKKQAWELTSGKEVKTSFSPFALAGLFSSSDVHRNGDDYWLIYPANYSANKFVLVSWNRLRAADANQQGDIKNLIDTEAEWVEKLIELDFEAEKAFFSEKGEEIYFTESGKGNYFHKVNIQDPAKTQRFGPHDLSIEFISEIPEMDFLTAMNNSGGLYGYRLSSSEIVDSVNTYYADVMHPNGRQLIGASNANDRSRRLGKLWNIDIALQFSIALDLKKTVPINWVKLSPKSNYLAYCVADTSWVKTLYSPSAPRMLTTKRKYGEFFNFTFSNNEKYLIAFKGRDSEKTIQTVHEVSSGRKLYEINGLHSLVFSADSKKLIELEADGKAYEREINGGAKGKLLFDAGKNFARMYISPGGKYMVLIGGENTKKSVLWNHENGRFIELEADYEQISFSRDEKFILAKLSNRMVHIINSKDMTIQKVENLAGMSPISIIGAETEMMLLKGNQYLLTSNGVYHINSGLKIESFHSNYHQKRTKPSHSALDPMGRWKLSYTGPGRLQKTPIYARDWLDGKIYQYKELEAKR, from the coding sequence ATGAGTTCCAATGGTCATGTAAAATTGCCCTTTAATCTAAGTCATGCCTTCATTATAGGTATCAATGATTATCAGCATCTCACACCCCTGAAAACAGCAGTAAATGATGCAAAAGGTCTGGCAGAACGATTAGAAGCGCAGCACGAATACATCATTCACGGTCCGTATCTCGATGCGACCAGGGAGGAGTTGGAAAAACTCTTTCGTGAGACCATGCCTGCCCTGGTAAAAAAAGAAGATCGCGTCCTTTTTTACTTTGCGGGTCATGGAATCGCTTTGGATGGCGAAGAAGGGCCCAATGGCTATATCGTTCCCAAAGATGCCAAACAGGGAGATCGGGATTCCTTACTTCCCATGAACCTCCTCCATGACAGCATCAATGCCCTGCCCTGCCAGCACGGCATGCTCATTCTGGATTGCTGCTTTTCAGGTGCTTTTAAATGGTCTACCGGTTTCAGAGACGTAATGTTTGATTTGCCCAAAATCATCTACGAAGAAAGATTCTGGCGCTATGTTAAAGACCCGGCATGGCAGGTAATAACCTCATCTGCTTATGACCAAAAAGCCGTTGACGTCATTTCCAATCAGAGCATCGGTATGCGCGAGGAAGGGGAGGGCATACATTCTCCTTTCGCCAAAGCCCTTTTCGAAGCCATTGATGGAGCCGGAGATGTAATTCCGGCCGATCAGGGAGATGGAGTAATTACGGCTTCGGAGCTTTATGCTTATTTGAGGGATGCAGTAGAAAGCAAAACCAATGAACAGGCCATCCGTCAAAGCCCTTCTATGTTTAATCTTGGGAGGCATGACAAAGGGGAATTTATTTTCCTCAATCCCCGACATAGATTCAATCTTCCACCTACTCCCGATCGAAATCCCTTCATGGGCCTCGCTTCTTATGATGAAGCGGATAGCAATTTCTTTTTCGGGCGGGATCGGGTTATAGAAGCCCTGATCGAAAAGGTGAAAACAAATCCTCTTACGGTAGTAAGCGGTGCATCCGGAACGGGTAAATCTTCCGTAATCAAAGCCGGTCTTTTGCCCGAACTTCGGAAAGAGGGCTGGCGCCTGCATAAGGTCATCCGCCCGGGCAAAGAACCTATGCAGGAGCTCAAAAAGGAAATAGGGGATCTTGAAAAAGAAATAAATTCTGAGGAGCAAAGCCTCCTCATCGTCGATCAATACGAAGAACTCATTACGCAATGCCTGGATCCGGGCGAAAGGAACGATTTCGAAGAGCAGATCGCAAAGTGGATAGAAAAACACCCCAATCTCCATGTAATCCTCAGTGTCCGATCCGATTTTGAGCCGCAGTTCGAAAGCGAAAATCTGGGCAAATGGTGGCAGGCGGGTCGTTACGTTGTTCCTTCTTTTAGCCTGGATGAAATCCGGGAAATCATTACCAAACCAGCCCTTCAGGCCATCCTTTTCTACGAACCCCTGGAATTGGTTGATCGACTGGAAGAAGATATCAGCCAGGCCCCGGGCGCATTGCCTCTCCTTTCATTTACCCTAAGCGAACTTTACTATGCTTACCTGAGTAGCGGAAGGCAGGATAGAAGTTTGAGCATAGAAGATTACGAAGAAATGGGAGGCTTAATAGGAGCCTTGAGAACCAAGGCAGATGAAGTTTACCTGAATCTGGATACCGAACACCAGGACACGATGCGGAAGCTTATGCTCCGTATGGTATCACTCGAAGGGGGGGAACTGGCAAGAAAAAGGGTTTATTCCACTGAGCTCTTTTTTGAGGAAGATGTAGAGAACCATCGAATCGAATCGATTTCCCAACAAATGATAAACGCTCGCTTATTGGTCAAAGGGAGTGATACACAAGGCAAGACCTACCTCGAACCCGCGCATGATGCTTTGGTCAGGGCCTGGGCCCGACTTTGGGAGTGGATCAAAGCCATAGGGGAGGAAAAATTAATTTGGCAAAACAAACTCAGCCAGGCCGTCGAGGATTACCAGGAGCAACTACGAAATGATTCTGGAAAAGAGAAGCAATACCTTTGGAACAACAATCCCAGGCTCGATATCCTCGTAGATGAAATCAAACTGGGAAGTCATACCTATAACAAAGAAGAAAAGACTTTTATCCTCAAAAGTGCTGATCGTAAAAAATCCCGTAGAAATATATTGATCTGGAGCCTCGTAGGAGTCATTGCTTTGGTTTCTACCCTGGGTTTAGTCGCAAATGAACAACGCAAAGAAGCGGTAAGACAGGAGCAAATTGCCAATGATAGTACCCTAGCCGCGCAAGAACAAAGGACAATTGCAGAAGCAAAGACAGAAGAAGCTCAAATGCATGCCGATTCTGCCGACGCCCGGCTGGCAAGAGTTCTCTCAGAAAAAGAAAGAGGAGACTTCGAAAATACCCGAAATGTATCCTGGTTAAATGCACTCAGAGCCGAAGAAGCCATAGATGCGGAAAACCTGGATGTAGCCTATTCTTTTGCTTGGAAGGCCTTTGAAAGTCAAAAAAATGAACGTGTAGGCGAAGCCATGAGGTATGTCAGTGCAATGTCTCACAGAGATTTAGTGGAATCCGACATAATTGATTTGAAACTGGATCAAAACTGGTACGAGGATGACCTCAAGTTCTCGCCAAGCGGAAAATACTTTAGCCTGGATCGGACTGAGTCAGTGGATATTTGGCAATGGAAACCTTTGAAATTTCTCTTTAAGGCTCAGGCAAAAAGCTCTGGATCCTCGCAAACGAACTATGGCTTTTCTCCCCAGGAGGATGCATTCCTCTTCGTAGACCTCAAAAATAAAAAGAAGCAAGCCTGGGAATTGACCTCTGGCAAGGAAGTAAAGACTTCATTCTCACCATTCGCACTTGCTGGCCTATTCTCCTCCTCTGACGTTCATCGAAATGGGGATGACTATTGGCTCATCTATCCTGCAAATTACAGCGCAAATAAATTTGTGCTGGTATCCTGGAACCGTCTAAGAGCAGCAGATGCAAATCAGCAGGGAGACATAAAAAATCTTATCGATACAGAGGCCGAATGGGTAGAAAAACTTATCGAGCTGGACTTTGAGGCAGAGAAAGCTTTTTTCTCAGAAAAAGGAGAAGAAATCTATTTCACCGAATCCGGAAAAGGAAATTATTTCCACAAAGTAAATATCCAGGATCCAGCCAAAACACAAAGATTCGGTCCCCATGATCTGAGCATAGAATTCATATCAGAAATCCCCGAAATGGATTTTCTAACTGCCATGAACAATAGCGGCGGCCTTTATGGGTACCGATTAAGTTCCAGTGAAATTGTGGACTCGGTCAACACCTACTATGCAGATGTCATGCATCCCAACGGTAGGCAGTTGATTGGTGCTTCTAACGCTAATGATAGAAGCAGAAGATTGGGCAAGCTTTGGAACATTGATATTGCCCTTCAATTTAGTATTGCCCTCGATCTGAAAAAGACTGTACCCATCAATTGGGTAAAATTAAGTCCCAAGTCAAATTACCTGGCATATTGTGTTGCTGATACTTCCTGGGTCAAAACTCTCTATTCTCCCTCAGCACCCAGAATGCTCACTACAAAAAGAAAGTATGGGGAATTCTTCAATTTCACTTTCTCAAATAATGAAAAATACCTGATTGCATTTAAGGGCCGAGATTCTGAAAAAACTATACAAACGGTACATGAAGTATCCAGTGGCAGGAAGCTCTACGAAATCAATGGGCTCCATTCCCTGGTTTTCTCAGCAGATAGCAAAAAGTTGATTGAACTCGAGGCAGATGGCAAAGCTTATGAAAGGGAAATCAATGGCGGGGCAAAGGGAAAATTGTTGTTTGATGCAGGAAAAAATTTCGCGCGGATGTACATCAGCCCCGGTGGGAAATATATGGTACTGATCGGTGGCGAGAATACAAAAAAATCAGTCCTTTGGAATCATGAAAATGGAAGATTTATTGAATTGGAAGCCGATTACGAACAAATCTCATTCTCAAGAGATGAAAAATTCATTCTGGCCAAATTGAGCAATCGAATGGTTCATATTATTAACAGCAAGGACATGACAATCCAGAAAGTTGAAAATCTTGCGGGAATGTCTCCTATATCAATTATCGGAGCAGAAACGGAAATGATGCTGTTGAAAGGGAATCAATATTTGCTCACCAGCAATGGAGTCTATCATATTAATTCGGGTTTAAAAATAGAAAGCTTTCATTCAAATTATCACCAAAAAAGAACAAAACCATCTCATTCGG
- a CDS encoding PspA/IM30 family protein has product MWKRFVRAIKSLFGGLVSTIEDPKLILEQNIRELNDQIPKMNENIATVKASVTLLEKELGKYRREYKDLVAKMKAAISQGRDDIAQNFALRLENTKSHMIQTKEQFETAKKAYEKSLEVKKVFMKQRENKIAEAREALRAHDRAKWQAKIADTMESFEVAGIDATHDEMITRINEQTAKNEARMEMALDTVDVDSFNIEEEAENIRAAELVKQFKVEMGMDSEDIGGDDLDLDRPTKEIE; this is encoded by the coding sequence ATGTGGAAACGATTCGTTCGTGCGATTAAATCTCTGTTCGGTGGACTAGTCAGTACTATCGAGGACCCTAAACTTATTCTTGAACAAAACATCCGGGAATTGAATGACCAAATTCCCAAAATGAACGAGAATATTGCTACTGTGAAAGCCAGTGTTACCTTGTTGGAAAAAGAGTTGGGAAAATACCGACGCGAATACAAGGATCTGGTTGCTAAAATGAAAGCTGCTATTTCGCAGGGAAGGGATGATATAGCACAAAACTTTGCCTTGCGTCTTGAGAATACCAAGTCACATATGATTCAAACCAAAGAGCAATTCGAAACAGCCAAAAAGGCTTATGAGAAGTCGCTTGAGGTGAAAAAGGTATTCATGAAGCAACGCGAAAATAAAATTGCGGAAGCTCGTGAAGCTTTACGTGCCCATGACCGTGCCAAGTGGCAAGCAAAAATTGCTGATACTATGGAGTCATTTGAAGTTGCTGGTATCGATGCGACTCATGATGAAATGATTACTCGTATCAATGAGCAAACTGCCAAAAATGAAGCACGCATGGAAATGGCGCTTGATACGGTAGATGTCGATTCTTTCAATATAGAAGAAGAAGCCGAAAACATCCGTGCTGCCGAATTGGTAAAACAATTCAAAGTCGAGATGGGAATGGATTCTGAAGATATTGGAGGAGATGATCTTGATCTGGATCGCCCGACAAAAGAGATCGAATAA
- a CDS encoding xanthine dehydrogenase family protein molybdopterin-binding subunit gives MSSFIGKSVKRVEDKRFLTGKGRYTDDIVLPGMTYAFLVRSPYAHAKINSIDTSEAEKAPGVVKIFTGKDLLTPEGAPIGVPTGWQVDFKNGDTMKEPPHPLLVADKARHAGDAVAVVIAETREAAKDAAELIEVDYEELDAVTDATKALASGAPQVHDDVPNNLCFDWEIGDKAGTDAAMASAAHITTLDFVNQRVIPNAIEPRSVIGSYDTANDKYTLYTSSQNPHLIRLLLCAFVLGIPEHKVRVVAPDVGGGFGSKIFHYTEEALMIWASRQIERPIKWIAERSESFLTDAHGRDHQTKAELGLDADGNIVGLRISTVANLGAYLSTFAPAVPTYLHGTLLQGLYTTPNIHLDLKAVFTNTTAVDAYRGAGRPEATYLLERIIENAARETGRDPAELRMQNFIPPFDGVKEEGYVTQVALQYDSGDYEPVLRRAMEMVGYEDFRKEQAEAKKNGKLLGIGFSTYIEACGIAPSAVVGALGARAGLYESAQVRIQPTGMVSVYSGSHSHGQGHETTFAQVVADRLGVPLENVEIVHGDSEAVAFGMGTYGSRSLAVGGSAIVKSIDKVLEKGAKIAAHLLEANPDDLEYAGGAWTVKGTDKSVGFGDVALTAYVPHNYPADLEPGLDFSSFYDPANFTYPFGAHIAIVEVDPETGKVDLKRFIACDDVGNVINPMIVDGQIHGGVAQGVGQALFEGAIYDDDGQLLNGSYMDYTMPRADDLPSFEVDRTVTPCPHNPLGVKGAGEAGTIGSTPAVVNAVLDALSDYNISDIRMPMTPERVWRAMQNGS, from the coding sequence ATGTCTAGTTTCATTGGAAAATCCGTAAAAAGGGTAGAGGACAAAAGATTCCTCACCGGAAAAGGAAGATATACAGATGATATCGTTCTCCCAGGCATGACCTATGCCTTTCTCGTGCGTAGTCCCTATGCCCATGCAAAAATAAATAGTATAGATACTTCTGAAGCTGAAAAGGCTCCCGGAGTAGTTAAGATTTTTACCGGGAAAGATCTCCTGACACCAGAAGGCGCCCCTATAGGTGTACCTACCGGATGGCAGGTTGACTTCAAGAATGGAGATACCATGAAAGAGCCGCCACACCCTCTTTTGGTTGCGGATAAGGCTCGTCATGCTGGTGATGCAGTGGCTGTTGTTATTGCCGAAACCCGCGAAGCTGCGAAAGATGCGGCAGAACTGATTGAGGTAGACTATGAAGAACTGGATGCTGTTACAGATGCTACCAAAGCACTGGCATCAGGTGCTCCTCAAGTTCATGATGATGTCCCCAACAACCTCTGTTTTGACTGGGAAATTGGAGACAAGGCAGGTACAGATGCTGCGATGGCTTCTGCCGCACATATCACTACCCTCGATTTTGTCAATCAGCGGGTAATCCCAAATGCCATTGAACCTCGTTCAGTTATTGGCTCCTATGATACAGCCAACGATAAATATACGCTCTATACGAGTTCTCAGAATCCTCACTTGATTCGTCTGCTTCTCTGTGCTTTTGTATTGGGTATTCCCGAGCATAAAGTACGCGTAGTAGCTCCCGACGTAGGAGGAGGTTTCGGAAGTAAAATCTTTCACTATACAGAAGAAGCCCTGATGATATGGGCCTCTCGTCAAATCGAACGTCCTATCAAATGGATCGCCGAAAGAAGTGAGAGTTTCCTGACTGATGCTCATGGTCGTGATCATCAGACAAAAGCAGAATTGGGATTGGATGCAGATGGAAATATCGTAGGACTCAGAATCAGCACCGTTGCGAATCTCGGCGCTTATCTTTCTACTTTTGCTCCTGCAGTTCCTACCTATTTGCACGGAACCCTTTTACAAGGCCTTTATACTACTCCCAATATTCACCTCGACCTCAAAGCGGTATTTACCAATACTACAGCGGTTGACGCCTATAGAGGAGCAGGTAGACCGGAAGCTACCTATTTGCTGGAAAGAATCATTGAAAATGCGGCTCGTGAAACCGGAAGAGATCCGGCCGAATTGAGAATGCAAAACTTCATTCCTCCTTTCGATGGAGTAAAAGAAGAAGGATATGTTACCCAGGTGGCCCTCCAATATGATAGTGGAGACTATGAGCCGGTCTTGAGAAGAGCCATGGAAATGGTTGGCTATGAAGACTTCCGCAAAGAGCAGGCTGAAGCCAAAAAGAATGGCAAACTGCTGGGAATTGGATTCTCTACCTATATCGAAGCATGTGGTATTGCTCCATCAGCTGTAGTTGGTGCTTTGGGTGCAAGAGCCGGACTGTATGAGTCTGCTCAGGTACGTATCCAGCCTACCGGTATGGTCAGTGTATATTCAGGTTCTCACTCACATGGTCAGGGGCATGAAACGACCTTTGCACAAGTAGTTGCCGACAGATTGGGAGTTCCTTTAGAAAATGTAGAAATCGTACATGGTGATTCAGAAGCTGTTGCCTTTGGTATGGGTACCTATGGTAGCCGAAGCCTGGCAGTAGGAGGAAGTGCCATTGTAAAAAGTATAGATAAAGTATTGGAGAAAGGTGCTAAAATTGCCGCTCACTTACTGGAAGCCAATCCAGATGACCTTGAGTATGCAGGAGGTGCCTGGACCGTAAAAGGAACAGATAAGTCTGTAGGTTTTGGAGACGTAGCTTTGACAGCTTATGTGCCTCACAATTATCCAGCTGATCTGGAGCCTGGTCTGGACTTTTCAAGCTTCTATGATCCGGCAAACTTTACCTATCCTTTCGGTGCACATATTGCGATCGTTGAAGTTGATCCGGAGACAGGTAAAGTCGATCTCAAGCGTTTTATAGCTTGTGATGATGTGGGTAATGTGATCAATCCTATGATCGTTGACGGTCAGATTCATGGTGGTGTTGCACAAGGAGTAGGGCAGGCCCTATTTGAAGGTGCTATCTATGATGATGATGGTCAGTTGCTAAATGGTAGTTATATGGACTACACCATGCCACGTGCCGATGATCTGCCTTCATTTGAAGTTGACAGAACAGTTACTCCTTGTCCTCATAACCCACTGGGGGTGAAAGGAGCAGGTGAGGCTGGAACCATTGGTTCTACACCGGCTGTTGTAAATGCAGTATTGGATGCACTCTCTGATTATAACATCAGCGACATTCGTATGCCTATGACTCCAGAACGAGTATGGCGCGCTATGCAAAATGGAAGCTAG
- the fbp gene encoding class 1 fructose-bisphosphatase, whose amino-acid sequence MKASTNKVVTLEQFVIQKEQNFPYATGQLSKIIRDIVLASRMINREVNKAGLVDILGLTGDTNIQGEEVQKLDIFSNEQMIDALFKGRMVCAVGSEENDDFIIKPDSNGKYIVLMDPLDGSSNIDVNVSIGTIFSIYRRKNLEGIPTREELLQKGNEQIAAGYVLYGSSTMLVYTTGNGVNGFTLDPSIGEFLLSHPDMKFPEKCDTYSVNEGHYRNFFEGTKAYLRHIKTDTPEPYRSRYIGSFVADFHRNLLKGGIFMYPGTYQKPKGKLRLTFEANPMAFIAEQAGGYASHGRGRILDMDPQELHERTPLFIGNKEEVVKLEGFIRKFGKYGKAVPTF is encoded by the coding sequence ATGAAAGCATCTACCAACAAAGTTGTTACGCTGGAGCAATTTGTCATCCAGAAAGAACAAAATTTCCCCTACGCTACCGGACAATTATCAAAAATCATCAGAGACATCGTCCTGGCTTCACGCATGATCAATCGTGAAGTAAACAAAGCCGGTCTGGTGGATATCCTGGGTTTGACCGGAGATACCAATATTCAGGGTGAGGAGGTCCAGAAACTGGATATCTTTTCCAATGAGCAAATGATTGATGCCTTATTTAAAGGAAGAATGGTTTGTGCAGTTGGATCAGAGGAAAATGATGATTTTATCATAAAGCCGGATAGCAATGGTAAATACATTGTTTTGATGGATCCTTTGGATGGGAGTTCCAATATTGATGTGAACGTTTCTATCGGGACCATTTTCTCCATTTACAGAAGAAAAAATCTGGAAGGCATTCCTACCCGGGAGGAATTATTGCAAAAAGGAAATGAGCAGATAGCTGCTGGCTATGTACTCTATGGTTCAAGTACCATGCTGGTTTACACTACTGGCAATGGAGTGAATGGCTTTACGCTTGATCCTTCTATCGGTGAATTCCTGCTTTCACATCCTGATATGAAATTTCCGGAGAAATGTGATACCTACTCAGTCAATGAGGGACACTATCGGAATTTCTTTGAAGGGACGAAGGCTTATTTGCGCCATATTAAAACAGATACTCCCGAACCTTATCGTTCACGATACATCGGTTCCTTTGTTGCAGACTTTCACCGCAACCTATTGAAAGGGGGAATATTTATGTATCCAGGTACCTATCAAAAGCCAAAAGGAAAGCTACGTCTGACCTTTGAAGCAAATCCTATGGCCTTCATCGCTGAGCAAGCCGGAGGATATGCCAGTCATGGAAGAGGGCGAATTTTGGATATGGATCCTCAGGAGCTACATGAACGTACCCCTTTATTTATAGGAAATAAGGAAGAAGTTGTTAAATTAGAAGGGTTCATAAGAAAATTCGGCAAATATGGAAAGGCGGTTCCAACCTTTTAA
- a CDS encoding xanthine dehydrogenase family protein subunit M has protein sequence MIPSSLEYKRASSIDEALSMVNAGAKILAGGHSLIPALKLRLDAPGTVVDISKISELRYIKDNGDHIAIGAASTHHDIMSSSAIQSKCAMMSQTAAVIGDVQVRNMGTIGGSIAHADPAADWPASLLAADAVIEIRSSSGSRSVGAGDFFQGLYMTALEEGEIITEIRIPVVAGASSAYTKFMQPASRFAIVGCAVMLTRSGDSITKASVAFTGVSDKAFRDAAAEAALNSVSDVDAASQAAAEGVDILSDHFASEEYRKHLAKVYAKRAMLAALG, from the coding sequence ATGATACCATCAAGTTTAGAATATAAGCGTGCCAGCTCCATAGACGAGGCTTTGTCTATGGTCAATGCGGGTGCGAAAATTCTGGCTGGGGGCCATAGCCTTATTCCAGCCTTGAAGTTACGACTGGATGCACCGGGCACAGTTGTAGACATCAGCAAAATCTCCGAACTCCGTTACATCAAAGATAATGGTGATCACATCGCCATCGGAGCGGCCTCTACTCATCACGATATCATGAGTTCATCTGCTATCCAAAGCAAATGTGCTATGATGTCGCAGACAGCTGCTGTGATTGGAGATGTACAAGTTCGCAACATGGGAACCATAGGCGGTAGTATCGCACATGCGGACCCTGCAGCGGATTGGCCCGCCTCTCTATTGGCTGCGGATGCTGTGATCGAAATACGCAGCTCAAGCGGAAGCCGTAGTGTAGGTGCCGGAGACTTTTTCCAGGGACTCTATATGACTGCTTTGGAAGAAGGAGAAATCATCACGGAAATCAGAATTCCTGTTGTCGCAGGTGCAAGTTCTGCCTATACAAAGTTTATGCAGCCAGCTTCGCGTTTTGCGATAGTAGGATGTGCAGTTATGCTGACTCGTTCTGGTGATAGCATCACTAAAGCCAGTGTAGCATTTACTGGGGTTTCTGATAAGGCATTCAGAGATGCCGCTGCTGAAGCAGCCCTGAACTCAGTTTCGGATGTAGATGCAGCTTCTCAGGCAGCTGCAGAAGGCGTAGATATCCTTAGTGATCATTTCGCTTCTGAAGAATATCGCAAGCATTTGGCAAAGGTTTATGCCAAGCGAGCCATGCTGGCAGCTTTGGGATAA
- a CDS encoding N-acetylmuramoyl-L-alanine amidase codes for MIEQIETLVKQGSVEQILKRRSTHKEPIKVLQITLYELGFGKELNWERFGADGDFGGSTTAAVKAFGQKNGIRTNGESVNKELAEKLIKQYNSVSALRLLKSALDANAINKLKKKSNEKELVASLQKLLFFMGFGPELNWERFGADGDFGGSTANAVKAFASTEGIQSNGEEVDEILAAKILEKFIPFLGEGWAEAKAQQRHQRRKGKGQFFLLHPKGKRNFKNIEKRRNKTEKEFYKKDEITKKKIFRKYKYEFEKIEQEIPGERLKMEVQDVKKLGATGSRIMSFCYPKEHPKNNPKDRIVIHFTAGQTLGDIKTLTREDYHISTAYILGRDGTIYRLFSPEQWSYHLGRGVVGGNGRHSSRSIGIEISNYGPLSLKPSGDLTFGDNSKFCTVDDEKAYIKLDKPFIGHEYYASYTDQQYEGLIILLRYLTKKFNIKRSFLPTDSALETQGAWRKIPRYAVFKNQTEADNFKGICSHVNYREGGKWDIGPAFDWEKVIEGVTADEFKPSFITRTRGMLSNPPLRTEEQLLENTRGMDFGNQDNSIYGPDGPEVDI; via the coding sequence ATGATCGAGCAAATAGAAACACTCGTAAAGCAAGGAAGCGTTGAGCAAATTTTAAAAAGAAGATCCACGCATAAAGAGCCCATAAAAGTCCTCCAGATTACCCTCTATGAACTGGGATTTGGAAAGGAATTGAATTGGGAACGCTTTGGAGCAGATGGAGATTTTGGGGGAAGTACCACAGCGGCTGTTAAAGCCTTTGGTCAGAAAAATGGTATTCGCACCAATGGTGAAAGTGTCAACAAAGAACTTGCTGAAAAACTCATTAAACAATACAATAGCGTTTCTGCACTACGCCTGCTAAAGTCTGCCCTGGATGCCAATGCGATCAACAAGCTAAAAAAGAAATCCAATGAAAAGGAATTGGTCGCTTCCCTTCAGAAACTCCTTTTCTTTATGGGTTTTGGTCCGGAATTGAACTGGGAGCGATTTGGAGCAGATGGAGATTTCGGAGGAAGTACAGCCAATGCTGTCAAAGCTTTTGCCTCAACAGAAGGCATCCAAAGTAATGGAGAGGAGGTTGACGAAATTCTGGCAGCAAAAATCCTTGAAAAGTTTATTCCATTTTTGGGAGAAGGATGGGCCGAAGCCAAAGCTCAGCAGAGACATCAAAGAAGAAAAGGCAAAGGCCAGTTTTTTCTCCTGCATCCCAAAGGAAAACGAAACTTTAAAAACATAGAAAAAAGAAGGAATAAGACAGAGAAAGAGTTTTACAAAAAGGATGAAATCACCAAAAAGAAGATTTTCAGAAAATATAAATATGAGTTCGAAAAAATCGAACAGGAGATTCCGGGAGAACGCCTGAAAATGGAAGTTCAGGATGTGAAAAAGTTGGGGGCTACAGGAAGTCGTATCATGAGTTTTTGCTATCCCAAAGAGCATCCCAAAAACAACCCCAAAGACAGAATCGTCATTCACTTTACGGCTGGTCAAACCCTGGGAGATATCAAAACCCTGACCCGGGAGGATTATCACATCTCTACAGCTTATATTCTGGGACGAGATGGCACCATTTATCGCCTTTTTTCTCCGGAGCAATGGTCCTATCATTTGGGTCGGGGAGTCGTAGGAGGAAATGGAAGACATAGCTCCCGCTCTATTGGCATAGAGATTTCTAATTATGGTCCGCTCAGTTTGAAGCCTTCCGGAGACCTTACCTTTGGAGACAATTCGAAGTTCTGTACAGTGGATGATGAAAAGGCGTATATAAAATTAGATAAGCCCTTTATCGGGCATGAATATTATGCCTCTTATACCGATCAACAATACGAAGGCCTGATTATTCTCCTCCGCTATCTCACCAAAAAATTTAATATCAAACGAAGCTTCCTTCCTACAGATTCTGCTTTGGAAACACAGGGAGCCTGGAGAAAGATTCCTCGATATGCTGTATTCAAAAATCAGACGGAAGCCGATAATTTCAAAGGGATTTGCTCTCATGTAAATTATCGCGAAGGGGGAAAATGGGACATCGGTCCTGCTTTCGATTGGGAAAAAGTAATTGAGGGAGTTACAGCTGATGAATTCAAGCCCTCCTTCATCACACGGACCAGAGGCATGCTTTCCAATCCTCCGCTACGTACGGAAGAGCAATTGCTGGAAAATACGCGAGGAATGGATTTCGGAAATCAGGATAACAGCATTTATGGACCTGATGGACCTGAGGTGGATATATAA